The Dehalococcoidia bacterium genomic sequence CAGCAGCTCAGGCTCTCGTCCCAGCCGCCGAGCGCCAGCAGCGCCTCGCGCCGGTACATCGCCGTGCTGGCGTTGGGAATCATCGCGCTGCTGAAGAACAGCTCGGCGCAGCGTCCGGGATCGTCACAGAAGAAGTTGCGTACGTCCTCGCCGATCAGATAGCGGCCCTCGGCGTCGATCTTGAGCGCATTGCCGTGCACGGCCCAGCGCTCCGGCCGCGCCAGCAGGTACTGATAGCGCCGCTCGACGCCGTCGGCCGTGAGCAGATCGTCGTCGTCCAGGTCGACGAGGAAAGCGCCGCGGGCGGCCTGCGCCGCCGCGTTGCGCGTCGCGGCCACGCCGCGCGGCCGCTCGTGCCGCAGCCAGCGGATGTGCTCATCGGCTGCGGACTCGGCCGCCAACCGGGCCGGTGTGCCATCCTCCGAGCCGTCGTCCACGATCACATGCTCATAGGGCACCGAAAGGCGCAGGGCGCGCACGCTGGCGATCGCCGGCGGCAGATATGTCGCACAGCGGTTGCGCGTCGGCGTCAAAAGCGAGATCGTGGGCTGCTCGCTCATCGCCGCAAGTGTACGCCGCGCGTGGCCTCACCCCCAGCCCCTCTCCATGGAATGGCGAGGGGAGGCGCAGAAGCTCCGTCTTCCGCCCCAATGCCCCGATCATCGATCTCCCCTTCCCTTAGAATTGAAGGCAAGGGAGATGAACCGGGGGAATGGGGGCCATGTGCGGCCTCCGCCGCCGGATACACAATGACGAATACCGCAGACATCGAACGGCTCAAGCGTGAGGCGGCGCAGATCCTGGCCGAGAACCGTCGCACGGGCCACGCCGCCTGGAACGGCCAGGACTACGCCTACGTCGTGCCCTCGGCCGGTTCGTATCCGTTCCAGTGGTTCTGGGACTCCTGCTTCCACGCGATCGCGCTCACGCACGTCAACCTCGGCTGGGCGAAGGACGAGATCGAGACGTTGCTCAAGGGCGCGCAACCGGGCGGCTTTATTCCGCACCAGATCCTCTGGGAGAAGGATCGTTATCCCGAGGCCGCGGCGCGCCAGTCGGAGAAGTTCGGCGATCGCTACACCAGCTCCTCGATCCAGCCGCCGGTGCTGGGCACGGCGCTGGAGCGCGTCTTCCGCGCCACGAACGACCGCACATTCCTGAAACGCTGTCTGCCGCCCGTGATGGCCTTCTATGGCTGGCTTGCGGACGTGCGCGACCCGGACGGCGACGGCCTGATCGCGATCATCCAGCCGGACGAGTCGGGCGCCGACGCCTCGCCCAAGTTCGACCCGCTGATGGAGTTTCCCAAGAACAACGACGACCTGGTGCGCTGGATCGAGAAGCTGTACACACGCTACCAGCCGCTGCGCTTCGACGATCGCGCGATCCTGGCGCTCGACCTGTTCAACGTCGAAGAGGTGCTGACCAACACCTGCTACATCCTCGGCCTCGAGGCGCTGGGTAGGCTGTGCGAGGGCGCGGAGGCGCGCGAGTTCGCGGAGCGGGCCGCGC encodes the following:
- a CDS encoding glycosyltransferase, which gives rise to MSEQPTISLLTPTRNRCATYLPPAIASVRALRLSVPYEHVIVDDGSEDGTPARLAAESAADEHIRWLRHERPRGVAATRNAAAQAARGAFLVDLDDDDLLTADGVERRYQYLLARPERWAVHGNALKIDAEGRYLIGEDVRNFFCDDPGRCAELFFSSAMIPNASTAMYRREALLALGGWDESLSCCEDYDLWLRSLERFGPPGFVDAVVALYRRKDAGLGIDSIRSGAHEQNQRRVQARFGHLRPRVAGGVSR